One Gelria sp. Kuro-4 DNA segment encodes these proteins:
- a CDS encoding zinc ribbon domain-containing protein produces MPSYEFICRECGENFTTIVPYSQKKEVRCPKCGSQDLKEVFGLGFVGGGDGGGAAAPSCSFG; encoded by the coding sequence GTGCCGAGCTATGAGTTCATCTGCCGGGAGTGCGGCGAGAACTTCACTACCATTGTTCCCTACAGCCAGAAGAAGGAAGTCCGCTGTCCCAAGTGCGGCAGCCAGGACCTGAAAGAAGTTTTTGGCCTTGGCTTTGTGGGCGGAGGTGACGGCGGCGGCGCCGCTGCACCGAGTTGTTCCTTTGGCTGA
- a CDS encoding ATP-binding protein, protein MAAKRVAVVNEARCDRSPFCPARQSCPAGALRQERLGLFRVSAPKVDPDLCTGCGSCTRVCPHGAITVVAR, encoded by the coding sequence GTGGCCGCCAAACGCGTTGCGGTGGTAAACGAGGCACGCTGTGACCGTTCACCCTTTTGCCCGGCCCGCCAGAGCTGTCCGGCCGGGGCGCTCCGCCAGGAACGCCTGGGCCTGTTTCGCGTCTCTGCACCTAAGGTCGATCCCGACCTGTGCACCGGGTGCGGCAGCTGCACCCGCGTTTGCCCGCACGGTGCCATCACTGTGGTCGCGCGCTAG
- the buk gene encoding butyrate kinase: MRVLAINPGSTSTKIAVFAGDRLLLESKVEHRPEELKGFKKATDQYEYRLNVLRRALAAAGIDLKTLAAVVGRGGLLKPLAGGTYRVNAQMVDDLINRPGADHASNLGAVIAYHLGQELGIPAFIVDPVVVDEYEEVARISGHPAIERLSRSHALNMKAVARKVAADLGRSYQDVTLVVAHLGSGFSISVHREGRMIDTTNANDEGPLSIERAGDLPTTQLVAFCYEKFRQGLSAEDVQGILTKESGLYAYLGIKDLREAERRAAAGDARAARVLDAMVYQVAKAIGAMATVVEGRVDRVVLTGGVAHSERITAGVRRRVEFIAPVVVVPGEEELPALAQGALRVLRGEETAQEYA, encoded by the coding sequence TTGCGGGTTTTGGCCATCAACCCGGGCTCGACCAGCACCAAGATCGCCGTCTTCGCGGGCGATAGGCTGCTCCTGGAGTCCAAGGTGGAGCACCGGCCAGAGGAGCTGAAGGGGTTCAAGAAAGCCACCGACCAGTACGAGTACCGGCTGAACGTCCTGCGCCGGGCCCTGGCGGCGGCGGGGATCGACCTTAAAACACTGGCGGCCGTGGTGGGCCGGGGCGGGCTGCTCAAGCCTTTAGCCGGCGGCACGTACCGGGTGAATGCGCAGATGGTGGACGACCTCATCAACCGTCCCGGGGCGGACCACGCCTCGAACCTGGGGGCGGTGATCGCGTATCACCTGGGCCAGGAGCTGGGCATTCCGGCGTTTATCGTCGACCCGGTGGTGGTGGATGAATACGAAGAGGTGGCGCGCATCTCGGGCCACCCGGCCATCGAGCGCCTCAGCCGTTCGCATGCTCTTAACATGAAGGCGGTGGCCCGCAAGGTGGCGGCCGATCTGGGCCGCTCCTACCAGGATGTCACTTTGGTGGTGGCGCACCTGGGCAGTGGTTTTTCGATAAGCGTGCACCGCGAGGGCCGCATGATCGACACCACCAACGCCAACGACGAGGGCCCTCTTTCCATTGAGCGCGCCGGCGACCTGCCGACGACGCAGCTGGTGGCCTTCTGCTACGAGAAGTTCCGGCAGGGGCTGAGCGCTGAAGACGTCCAGGGGATTCTCACCAAGGAGTCAGGTCTTTACGCCTACCTGGGCATTAAAGACCTGCGCGAGGCGGAGCGGCGGGCTGCTGCCGGCGACGCCCGGGCGGCCCGGGTGCTGGACGCCATGGTCTACCAGGTGGCGAAGGCCATCGGCGCCATGGCCACGGTGGTGGAAGGCAGGGTGGACCGGGTGGTGCTCACCGGAGGGGTGGCCCACTCAGAGCGCATCACGGCCGGCGTGCGGCGGCGCGTGGAGTTCATCGCCCCGGTGGTGGTGGTACCGGGCGAGGAGGAACTGCCGGCGCTGGCGCAGGGCGCGCTGCGGGTGCTGCGGGGCGAGGAAACAGCCCAGGAGTACGCATAG
- a CDS encoding serine hydrolase, with the protein MQQWDWRRRENWHPGWWLVVGVVFTLVLAVGTHSLLLPRGYYKYGPDPLAIREHCDELKAAVEEYIKTKPGTFGVYFWDLKSGGHFGINETVALPAASSIKVAVALYLYSLAAEGRLSLDERMAYNPDLDYEGGAGTLQFTAAPGQTFTLRELAQVMIRVSDNIAWHMLTRRLGKENLKAFMRSLGGKTVYPEDKNFSTAEDLSTYMRATLDFAQKNPELGGLLIDDLTHSIYKDGLPALLPEDVTVGHKVGALPAVANDTGIVFLPDRPYILTVMTKDVGASENPGFAAIGEISRLIYDYRVRQRQGGAVAGQ; encoded by the coding sequence GTGCAGCAGTGGGACTGGCGGCGGCGGGAGAACTGGCACCCAGGGTGGTGGCTAGTGGTGGGGGTGGTGTTCACCCTGGTGCTGGCCGTAGGGACCCACAGCCTGCTTTTGCCGCGCGGTTATTACAAATATGGTCCGGACCCGCTGGCTATCCGCGAGCACTGCGACGAATTAAAGGCTGCCGTGGAGGAATACATTAAAACAAAGCCCGGCACCTTCGGTGTGTATTTTTGGGACCTTAAAAGCGGCGGCCATTTCGGCATCAACGAGACGGTGGCCCTGCCGGCGGCGAGCTCCATCAAGGTGGCTGTTGCCCTTTATCTTTACAGCCTGGCGGCGGAGGGCCGGCTCAGCCTGGACGAGCGCATGGCCTATAATCCCGATCTCGATTACGAGGGCGGTGCCGGGACCCTGCAGTTCACGGCTGCTCCCGGTCAAACCTTTACCCTGCGCGAGCTGGCCCAGGTGATGATCCGGGTCAGCGACAACATCGCCTGGCACATGCTGACACGCCGTCTGGGCAAAGAAAACCTGAAGGCCTTTATGCGCAGCCTGGGCGGGAAAACCGTGTACCCCGAGGACAAGAATTTCTCTACGGCGGAAGACCTCAGCACCTACATGCGCGCAACGCTCGACTTCGCGCAGAAAAACCCTGAGCTGGGCGGTCTCCTCATCGACGACCTTACCCACAGCATCTACAAAGACGGCCTCCCGGCCCTGCTGCCCGAGGATGTTACGGTGGGCCACAAGGTAGGGGCGCTGCCGGCGGTGGCCAACGATACGGGCATTGTTTTTTTGCCGGACCGTCCCTACATCCTCACGGTAATGACCAAGGACGTGGGCGCGAGCGAAAATCCAGGCTTTGCGGCCATCGGGGAAATCTCGCGCCTGATATACGATTACCGCGTCCGCCAGCGCCAGGGCGGGGCCGTGGCCGGCCAGTGA
- a CDS encoding hemerythrin domain-containing protein, giving the protein MEVLETLLENSREMLKMVKKLGDISEELTEETLPKYGPLLGEVAKFLADKAINHLANEEAAFFPVLGAALGKNDLIPTLLKEHREIYQAFNSFIRGVKEESPADIAAAVVKIVRLLPSHLKHEADELYPQAKEKLDKEDWEEIKKRLRA; this is encoded by the coding sequence GTGGAGGTACTGGAAACCCTGCTGGAGAACAGCCGGGAAATGCTGAAGATGGTGAAAAAGCTTGGGGATATTTCGGAAGAGCTGACGGAAGAGACTCTCCCCAAGTACGGCCCCCTTCTGGGTGAGGTGGCCAAGTTCTTGGCCGATAAGGCCATCAACCACCTGGCCAACGAGGAAGCAGCCTTCTTCCCGGTGCTGGGGGCCGCGCTGGGCAAAAACGACCTCATCCCGACGCTCCTTAAAGAACACCGAGAAATCTACCAGGCCTTTAACAGCTTCATCCGGGGGGTGAAAGAAGAATCGCCCGCCGACATCGCCGCCGCGGTGGTTAAGATCGTACGCCTCCTGCCGTCCCACTTAAAGCATGAGGCTGACGAGCTTTACCCCCAGGCGAAGGAGAAACTGGACAAGGAAGACTGGGAGGAAATCAAGAAAAGGCTGCGGGCTTAA
- a CDS encoding glycerate kinase produces the protein MRVVIAPDSFKGSLSAWEAAEAMAAGVRRLWPQAETVLVPMADGGEGTTEALVRATGGRLQEKTVTGPLGEPVRAGFGILGDGETGVIEMAAAAGLYLVPEERRDPRVTTTYGVGELIRAALDAGCRRLVVGIGGSATNDGGVGMAQALGARFTDAAGREIGRGGGSLGELAHIDLTGLDPRLKAVAVRVACDVDNPLCGPRGAAAVYGPQKGATPEMVATLDANLSHLAKVIAQDLGRSVADIPGAGAAGGLGAGLIAFLDASLMAGVEMVIQAVNLPARVAGADLVLTGEGKIDAQTAFGKTPAGVARVAKAAGLPVIAVAGGIGDDVEPVYSCGIDALYPLTPYPLALGEAMRRGGELLALATERALRLVAVGRKLG, from the coding sequence ATGCGTGTCGTGATAGCACCCGATTCATTCAAGGGGAGCCTCAGCGCCTGGGAAGCCGCCGAGGCCATGGCCGCTGGCGTGCGGCGCCTGTGGCCGCAGGCGGAGACGGTGCTGGTCCCCATGGCGGATGGGGGCGAAGGCACCACGGAGGCGCTGGTGCGCGCCACCGGCGGTAGGTTGCAGGAGAAAACTGTCACGGGCCCGCTGGGCGAGCCGGTACGGGCCGGCTTCGGTATCCTGGGCGACGGTGAGACGGGAGTTATCGAGATGGCGGCGGCGGCCGGGCTGTACCTGGTCCCCGAGGAGCGGCGCGACCCGCGCGTTACCACCACCTACGGCGTGGGCGAGCTGATCCGCGCGGCCCTGGACGCCGGTTGCCGCCGCCTGGTGGTGGGCATCGGCGGCAGCGCCACCAACGACGGCGGTGTCGGTATGGCCCAGGCGCTGGGCGCCCGCTTCACTGATGCTGCCGGCCGGGAGATCGGCCGGGGCGGCGGCAGCCTCGGGGAGCTGGCGCACATCGACCTTACGGGCCTGGATCCCCGGCTTAAGGCCGTGGCGGTGCGCGTGGCCTGTGACGTGGACAATCCGCTCTGCGGCCCGCGCGGGGCGGCGGCCGTCTACGGCCCGCAAAAGGGCGCCACGCCGGAAATGGTGGCCACGCTGGATGCCAACCTGAGCCACCTGGCAAAGGTTATCGCGCAGGACCTGGGGCGGAGCGTGGCCGACATCCCCGGCGCGGGCGCGGCGGGCGGGCTCGGGGCGGGGCTGATCGCTTTTTTGGACGCCAGCCTCATGGCGGGTGTGGAGATGGTGATTCAGGCCGTCAACCTGCCGGCGCGCGTGGCGGGGGCCGACCTGGTGCTCACGGGCGAAGGCAAGATCGATGCCCAGACGGCCTTCGGGAAAACACCCGCCGGGGTAGCGCGGGTGGCCAAAGCGGCGGGGCTGCCTGTAATCGCCGTCGCCGGTGGAATTGGGGATGACGTGGAACCGGTTTACAGCTGCGGCATCGACGCTTTGTACCCGCTGACGCCGTATCCGCTCGCGCTCGGTGAAGCCATGCGGCGGGGCGGCGAACTGCTCGCGCTGGCCACCGAGCGCGCCCTGCGGCTCGTTGCGGTAGGGAGGAAACTGGGCTAG
- a CDS encoding ferredoxin family protein: MAHRSHIALKDPQGCGRCRDRACVAFCPSGVYAWQAERLTVDYRRCIECLACPFVCPSGNIVWHYPPGGYGVIYHY; the protein is encoded by the coding sequence GTGGCCCACCGGTCCCACATCGCCCTTAAAGACCCGCAGGGCTGCGGGCGCTGTCGGGACCGCGCCTGCGTAGCCTTTTGCCCCAGCGGCGTCTACGCCTGGCAGGCGGAGCGGCTTACGGTGGACTACCGGCGCTGCATCGAGTGCCTGGCCTGCCCCTTCGTCTGCCCCAGCGGTAACATCGTCTGGCACTACCCGCCGGGCGGGTACGGCGTGATCTACCATTACTAG
- a CDS encoding NAD(P)-binding protein has product MSPSYDAVVVGAGPAGAAAALMLARNNLKVGLFERGPSPGTKNMFGGTIYRLPTAELIPAFWERAPLERPVVSEELWFLDDTSAVKLGFTSLKFGRPPYNKFTVLRPEFDRWFAQEAVAAGAALHTATLVRDILWRREGLTGRRAAGVVLEDGTAVEANAVVLAEGVAAFLAQKAGLRRPIRPDQLTLYAREVLALPAEKIEERFELEPGEGANLGFVGYPAGGIIGKGGIWTNRDSLAVVVGGYLNQLKDAGYSPYQLLTRFKSHPLVRRLLAGAEPLEYQAHVIPKGGFSAIPQLSTAGLLVAGDAAVMVSGRRGSDLALLTGQYAGETVVQAHAKQDFSAGILSAYDRRIKSSFFLADIKAARNTHVYYQQHSDADLLITKALNDALSEFFRMDLRTHQEKLQRIMIKLKSMQAPGKTLRDLWAGLNNWGVF; this is encoded by the coding sequence ATGTCCCCAAGCTACGATGCCGTAGTGGTGGGCGCCGGACCGGCCGGTGCGGCGGCCGCACTCATGCTGGCGCGCAACAATCTCAAAGTGGGCCTCTTTGAGCGCGGCCCGTCACCCGGTACCAAGAACATGTTCGGCGGAACGATCTACCGGCTGCCCACGGCGGAGCTGATCCCGGCCTTTTGGGAAAGGGCGCCGCTCGAGCGCCCGGTGGTAAGCGAAGAGCTGTGGTTCTTGGATGATACCTCGGCGGTGAAGCTGGGCTTCACCTCCCTTAAGTTTGGCCGCCCACCGTACAACAAATTCACCGTGCTCCGCCCCGAGTTCGACCGCTGGTTTGCTCAGGAGGCGGTCGCAGCCGGAGCCGCGCTGCATACCGCCACCCTCGTGCGGGACATCCTCTGGCGCCGGGAGGGGCTTACCGGCCGCCGTGCCGCCGGGGTGGTACTGGAAGACGGCACGGCAGTCGAAGCCAACGCTGTGGTCCTGGCAGAAGGGGTAGCGGCCTTTCTCGCCCAGAAGGCCGGCCTGCGCCGGCCCATCCGGCCGGATCAACTCACCCTGTACGCGCGCGAGGTGCTGGCACTGCCGGCGGAAAAGATCGAGGAGCGTTTTGAACTGGAACCCGGCGAGGGGGCGAACTTGGGCTTTGTGGGTTACCCGGCAGGCGGCATCATCGGCAAGGGCGGCATCTGGACCAACCGGGACTCGCTGGCCGTGGTGGTGGGCGGATACCTCAACCAACTAAAAGACGCCGGTTACAGCCCGTACCAACTTCTCACCCGTTTCAAGTCCCACCCGCTGGTGCGACGGCTTTTGGCCGGGGCCGAGCCGCTCGAGTACCAGGCCCATGTGATTCCCAAGGGCGGGTTCAGCGCCATACCGCAGCTTTCCACCGCCGGCCTCCTGGTGGCCGGCGACGCCGCGGTGATGGTCAGCGGACGCCGCGGCTCCGACCTGGCGCTTCTCACCGGCCAGTACGCGGGTGAGACTGTCGTGCAGGCCCACGCCAAGCAGGACTTCAGCGCCGGGATCCTCTCGGCCTATGACCGTCGCATCAAAAGCAGCTTCTTTCTGGCCGACATCAAAGCAGCCCGCAACACGCATGTTTATTATCAGCAGCACAGCGACGCCGACCTGCTCATCACCAAGGCCTTGAACGACGCCCTGAGCGAGTTTTTCCGCATGGACCTGAGGACGCACCAGGAAAAGCTGCAGCGCATTATGATCAAGCTGAAGTCCATGCAGGCCCCGGGTAAAACTCTGCGGGACCTGTGGGCCGGTTTGAACAACTGGGGGGTGTTTTAA
- a CDS encoding TVP38/TMEM64 family protein, with product MAQKKISPGWDLIALVALLLVLFVCRSGWRNAVTTKTLAYYLARRGSLAPWVFLGACLVRPFVLIPSSVFALAAGLVFGAWRGFGYAWLGTWLGAFAAYAASNWLAHGLVERLLPRRWQGLLAEFTDIRWQRLLALRFTPVLPFDAVNYAAGLSGVAPGPYLLATAVGIVPGVLLYSYLGSRLRAAPGCGNVAPFILYFLVLAAGFLWAWRGERGQRRH from the coding sequence ATGGCGCAGAAAAAAATAAGTCCCGGCTGGGACCTTATTGCCCTGGTGGCTCTGCTGCTGGTACTCTTTGTTTGCCGCAGCGGTTGGCGGAACGCCGTTACCACCAAGACCCTGGCTTATTACCTTGCGCGCCGGGGGAGCCTGGCGCCCTGGGTTTTTCTGGGCGCTTGCCTGGTGCGGCCTTTCGTCCTCATTCCCAGTTCAGTGTTCGCCCTGGCGGCGGGGCTGGTTTTCGGCGCGTGGCGCGGTTTCGGCTACGCCTGGCTCGGTACCTGGCTGGGGGCTTTTGCGGCCTACGCTGCAAGCAACTGGCTGGCGCACGGCCTGGTGGAGCGCCTGCTGCCGCGCCGCTGGCAGGGTCTCTTGGCGGAGTTCACCGACATCCGCTGGCAAAGGTTGCTCGCCCTGCGCTTTACCCCGGTCTTACCCTTTGACGCCGTCAACTATGCCGCCGGGTTAAGCGGGGTTGCCCCCGGTCCCTACCTCTTGGCCACGGCCGTCGGCATCGTGCCCGGTGTCCTGCTCTATTCTTACCTGGGGAGTCGGCTCCGCGCGGCTCCCGGCTGCGGAAACGTAGCTCCCTTCATCCTTTATTTCCTGGTCCTGGCCGCCGGCTTTCTTTGGGCCTGGCGGGGGGAGCGGGGGCAGAGACGTCACTGA
- a CDS encoding ECF transporter S component, whose protein sequence is MRSKPTLHSFAFTALFAALVTMSTVVFKVPVPATNGFINLGDTFIFAAALLWGPSSAFWAGSIGSALADVLGGYPHWAPFTFFIKGLEGFVAGRAGHPPFSSDGRLGPAVLGLVLGGLLMAAGYFAAEVLLYGLPAALVELPGNGLQAGGSIVIALPLSLALRRIGLHRRGFEGRQ, encoded by the coding sequence GTGAGGTCCAAGCCGACGCTTCACTCTTTTGCCTTCACGGCGCTCTTTGCCGCCCTGGTGACCATGTCCACCGTCGTCTTTAAGGTGCCGGTGCCGGCCACCAACGGCTTTATCAACCTGGGCGATACCTTCATCTTTGCCGCCGCTCTGCTCTGGGGCCCCTCCAGCGCCTTTTGGGCCGGGAGCATCGGCTCGGCGCTGGCCGACGTGCTGGGCGGGTACCCGCACTGGGCGCCCTTCACCTTTTTTATCAAAGGCCTGGAAGGATTCGTGGCCGGCCGGGCGGGCCACCCGCCCTTCAGCAGCGACGGCCGGTTGGGACCGGCCGTACTGGGTCTGGTGCTGGGCGGGCTTCTCATGGCTGCCGGCTACTTCGCGGCCGAGGTGCTCCTCTACGGGCTGCCCGCCGCGCTGGTGGAGCTGCCGGGTAACGGCCTGCAGGCGGGCGGCAGCATCGTGATCGCCCTGCCCCTTTCCCTGGCACTGAGGCGCATTGGCCTGCACCGGCGCGGCTTTGAAGGGCGTCAGTGA